From the genome of Lotus japonicus ecotype B-129 chromosome 6, LjGifu_v1.2, one region includes:
- the LOC130726183 gene encoding uncharacterized protein LOC130726183, giving the protein MEEYETTTKQTSLLDRKRRYDRSVSHAKDEFQTFRSYLRWMCVDQSTPFTTALSWLVFLLFAVAIPAGSHFLLACPTCDANHSRPYDAVVQLSLSSVAALSFLCLSSFVRKYGLRRFLFFDKLCDESETVRLNYMAQLNRSAKILLVFVGPCFLAESGYQIWWYASGYSQIPFLGNVYLSDVVACILELCSWLYRTTVIFLVCVLFRLICHLQILRLRDFANYFHVDSDVESVLSEHLRIRRHLRIISHRFRAFILLALVMVTGSQFACLLVITQHSGDANIYRTGELALCSVTLLSALSILFRSATKITHKAQSITGLAAKWHVCATLDSFDGVGEGNTLTAQISHEKMFPTVGTDGESDTDEAGDEEDEINTTKLIPSYSYSTISYHKRKALVNYFENNRAGVTVYGFVLDRSTIHTIFGVELSLVLWVLGKTIGIS; this is encoded by the exons atggaGGAATACGAAACCACCACCAAGCAAACCTCCCTCCTAGACAGAAAGCGCAGGTACGACCGCTCCGTCTCCCACGCCAAAGACGAGTTCCAAACCTTCCGATCTTACCTCCGATGGATGTGCGTCGACCAATCCACCCCCTTCACTACCGCACTCTCATGGCTCGTCTTCCTCCTCTTCGCCGTCGCTATCCCGGCCGGGTCACACTTCCTCCTCGCCTGCCCCACCTGCGACGCCAACCACTCCCGCCCTTACGACGCCGTTGTCCAGCTCTCACTCAGCTCCGTCGCGGCGCTCTCGTTCCTCTGCCTCTCCTCCTTCGTCCGGAAGTATGGACTGCGGCGGTTCTTGTTCTTTGATAAGCTCTGTGATGAAAGCGAGACCGTTCGATTGAACTATATGGCACAACTCAAT AGGTCAGCCAAGATCCTACTAGTATTTGTGGGGCCATGCTTCTTGGCAGAGAGTGGATACCAAATATGGTGGTATGCATCTGGATACTCACAAATCCCCTTCCTTGGTAACGTGTACCTGAGTGATGTAGTAGCGTGCATATTAGAACTCTGCTCCTGGTTGTACCGAACCACAGTGATATTCCTGGTGTGCGTTCTGTTCCGTCTGATCTGCCACCTCCAGATCCTACGGCTGAGGGATTTTGCCAATTACTTCCACGTGGACTCTGACGTGGAGTCTGTGTTGTCGGAGCACTTGAGAATAAGGAGACACCTTCGAATCATAAGCCATAGGTTCCGCGCGTTCATCCTACTCGCGCTGGTGATGGTCACCGGAAGCCAGTTTGCGTGCCTCCTTGTCATAACCCAACATTCAGGAGATGCCAACATCTATAGAACCGGCGAGCTTGCG CTGTGCTCAGTGACTCTCCTTTCTGCGCTGTCCATCTTATTCCGAAGTGCCACCAAGATAACACACAAAGCGCAATCAATCACGGGGCTTGCTGCCAAGTGGCACGTTTGTGCGACGTTGGATTCTTTTGATGGAGTGGGAGAAGGTAACACGTTAACGGCTCAGATTTCCCATGAAAAAATGTTCCCTACTGTGGGAACTGATGGGGAATCAGATACTGATGAAGcaggagatgaagaagatgagattAATACCACCAAGTTAATCCCATCTTATTCTTACAGCACCATCTCATATCATAAGAGAAAAGCTCTTG TAAATTACTTTGAGAACAATAGGGCAGGGGTTACAGTATATGGATTTGTGTTGGATAGGAGTACCATCCACACCATATTTGGTGTTGAGCTATCGCTGGTCCTTTGGGTGCTTGGAAAAACAATAGGCATTTCTTGA